GTGAAAGCAGATATGCATTCATTatcatttgtcttttttatggAATGTACAATCCATAATTAAACAATGTGAGTATCATTATGTGAGCTGGACAATCTTCAATACCAACATGAATTAAAACATTCTTtcttactgaaaataaaaacaagtttAATAATTAAACTTCAATCAATCTGGAGATTATATCCAATTATAAAAACTGATCAACATATGAGTGCATAAGAACATGAGAAATTATTAAATACAAACTGGCGTGGTCTAAAAAGTTACATTACTAAGATCCTTGTACCAGTATCATACAAAGAATACTTTTATAAAGGCTATAATGCTAGATTAACTACTATATATTCCTATGATGTAGCTGTCTTCAGTTGaagcaaaaactgaaaaatgtgtgtgtgtgtgtgtgtgtgtacacttgCATGCGTGTGTCTTTAATGTAACATATAAAATATACAGcacaaaaaaagtgataaaagtgaCAAGATGCTTGGTCACATTATGTCTAACAAATTAGCACACTGTAAGTTTCTACATATGGTAGATATGACAGTATAAAAAGGACAGATGACACATAGTATCACAATTGCTACATTTGAATTTTCAGCCTCCACTAGCAGTGATCAGCTTTTAGGTAGAAGTTATTTGGTTTTGCTCCATGAACTAAAACTTGTATGCACTTTATGGAACCACCAAGCTACATCCTTACATGCCCTAACCCTGGCAGTCCATACTGATGCAAGACTTGACATAAAGAGAACTCTAGAAACCTTATATTTGCAACAAAtcagaaatgagggaaaaaaaaaaaaaaaaaaaaaaaaaaaaagtacatgtaGATAATGATTTAAAACCAAACTGATATCTAAGGGACATTAGAAGAGTGAAATCACTACTACTGTAGTTCGGTAATATGGTAGTTGGCATACTTGGCTCacagataagagataaaaagattgCAGTTTGATTTTGATCAAGCAAAAAACATTTTATCTTTATATCCATTCTTACTGTAACTCATGTTCATTTACCAAATATTAGGTATGAGATGGAAGCAAAGGAGTTATGACGTCACAGCCCATCAAGAGAATAATACCATCCTAATCTAGTGGAACCTGACAAACTTTGGAACACCCACATATATCTCATATTATAATAAGATGATGTCATATTCCAAAGAGCTGATCATCTAAAATGTTGTATATACTTCATGTGAAAAATGCATAACTAAAAACATAAATATGTTATACAGTAATGTCATCTGTGATATTGATTTATGATGgactaacttaaaaaaaaatgttaatacatcatacagagagagataatgttaataatgttaCGAGTACTTGAAAACTATACACAAAATATTTTCTTGATCTCTGAACTCTTGATGAAGATAAGATTCTCATTctcagtgcatgtgtgtgtgtgttttgtgaacaGGCCACAAAACTTATATCCGAGTGTGAAAGAGTTATAGTACGTGACACTGCAAAATAAATCAGAAATAGTTAACACTGCACTCCAAAAAGGAGGTAATTAGACATGACATAAGTGTTATGGCACCAATTTTTTCACCTGTACATCCTATAAGTATTGTGAAAATAAGCATTactatgtctatctatccagGCTGAGATCATCCTTAAAAGGGGAAGATTGAAGCAAGATTTCATGCCTTGTCTCAAGTGGGAACAGAATACAGAGGAAGGGATCCCAGTATTCTTGCTCTATCCCTTTCAGCTGACTTTTATAATGTAAGATGCAGTAACAGTATTCTTCCAATCCAGCTGATGAGTGGATAACCAGTTTTTGTCCCCATAACACTAACTTAAATGAGTATCACTGACATGGCATTAATTGGGAAAAAAGTATGTGTATGTACCTACACAAACGATCAGAGATTGGTTGGTTATAAAAGTTCTTATGAAAGTGGTTCTATTATGAGTCATTGATTCAGTTTACACATGACAATGAATACGGACCTGTATGGAATGGCATCATTAACCCATAAACTGTGCAATAGTATTTGGCAGTCATACCAGTGGTGAACATTATTGACATTAAAATGTCTCAAAAGTTTTTTCAATGTTATAAGATGAAAGATTACATGGAAAAGTAATGTAAGAAAACCAAATAGTACTAGTTCATTAAAGACATTAGTTCAGAGATGGTGGTGTAGTTAAGTAGCATAGAGCTAGTGGGTGAACACAGAGCAAATGTTTTAGTGAACTCATGGATAGCTGTGGTAGTGAGAGAGCTGATGGACAAATATTTGTATACTATTACACAACAGGATATTTACTTAAAATCCATGATAATCTATTTTTACTTATAAAGTAGGCTACAGTATTTTCATGTAGCCTAGAGTAAAAGTTTCTTCTACTGTAATGTCAAGGCACAAGCACTGATTTCTAATAATGTATGGGGCATGGACTCACCCTCAGATGCCAAACTTCATTTTAAGACCTACGGGAGGGAAATATAGATTCCCTAGTTTGAAAATAGTTTTTACATCATGTGATGTAAGTTACAGTTAAATCCTGTTCATTACATGATGTTGCAGTTTATGGGTTAACTGAtcataaaataatataatatatgtagATATGAAAGATATGtgtaataaaaaatgtaaagtatgcagaaagagagagagagagagagagagagagagagagagagagagagagagagagagagagagagagagagagagagagagagagagagagagagagagagagagagagagagtttaattgtATAGTAATAATATGAAGGAAAGGTTTTTAGTTTGATCAGATCTTGCATAAAGCTccttgatgataatgattattaaAACAGCAAGGGTATAGTCCtgacaccatcactactatggTTAAGATAGCTTCAGCATTAAGAGGACAAGGTAAAAAGGTTAaggtaacaagaagaaaattaacattTTCACACAGAGTGACAGGAATGGTATTATACAAACACAGTGACAGATTCAACAATGTAAGTGACAGAACATATAAGAGCAGATAATTTTCCTAAGTGTATAGTCATGAAAAGAATATGCTTGGTGGTGAAATGTTAACTTGTGAGGGAACATTTGTGAAATTGAGAAGGAAACTTAAAGAATGCAAAGGCAGCAACATACACTACTTTAAAGCATGGAATacaagaaaagttacaaagctgcattaaaaataaaataacctaTAAGGCTTTTCTTCAAATCAAGGTTCTTACTCTATACTACAAATATGTGCTGAAGATACAATAAAAGAGAGGTTagctgctttctttttcttgcctaTCATGACTCAAGGCTcataagtgaagggaagaatagATATTTTAAAAAGCTGTTTATTGAAaacttctatttcttctaaGTTGGGTATCAGTGGATTTTTGCTTCATTTAGAAGTAAGAATGGggataaaaaacaataacattcaTATCTCTAGGATGCCTAAATCCAATGACACACATATTTCTGAGACCTCAGATATATCTAAATTCAGTGAAAGCACTGTATAACTTCCTGAAACCCCCAAAATGAATGGCAAGTATCTGAGAACTCATACATGTCCTCCTTAATAATTCTGATTAGATTTAGATGAACTGataatatttacattatttcagACCTATCAAGTTGCAAAGATATTGGAGTGACAAAatagtgtggtgtgggtgtcataaataaatactataatacaGCTATTATCACTGCCATCAACTACAgtatatatagtgttttgcacGGTAACTCCTCAGACTACATACCATGCTGGGAATGTGTAAGATATTGGTAATGTTATTTCTTATAACCTATTTACACTAGAACTGCTACTTGcaagaataataagagaaatatcATGCCATTAGTTGCCAAATATCacattccttcatcatctcatACAACAGTGCTTGTTATTTTCAAACAAAGGAAACTGATATGATATGACACAATATCAATAATGACATAATCTTCCATTCTAAATGCTAAAAAACCTGAACTGCAGCAAAATGACCATTTCAAACATCATCTgccaacatagaaaaaaaaaaaaataaataaaataaataaataaataaataataataataataataataataataataataaataaataaataaaataaataaataaataataattatacaaTAGGGAATCTTCCATCTATGCATCAGGATTTTCATTACAATATAGTTTAATGCATTTACAAAATCTACAATAATCTGTACAGCTGAGCAAGTATTCAGATTTTGCTGCAACAAATAAGACATTACAGTAAACTCATAATTAAGTCCAGCCTGAAATAAGTCTGACACTTCcaggatttttttatttttttatttcatattttatcttGAGTGCACTGGTaggcatttttttgtttttgattGAGTAATTTAAAGCCACTCAGTGTACATATTGGCTAAAATACACCTGATGGCTCTTACAGGTGTgcaaaatgtgagaaaaaataaataaatctaaataCAAAATTCTCTGCAAAAAAATGCTGCCTATAAAAGACCAGGTAGCTGCAACATATAATAGATTTCATGAGGTGTCAATAAATGCAATCACAGTATACCACTAGTCAGCCTTTTTTCGTCAATCACATACTTTGTACACatgcaaaacacaaacaaacacacacacacacacaacttaatATAAGTATAGGTCCTCAATGACTGCTGTCATAATTCAAATGTTTAAGACACATATGATTTGATTTACAGACTGTTGACTCCTAATTTGAGGAAATAAGCATTCTAGAACTTGTTACATTGATGCATAGTTCATTAACTGCATGATgtagcagagaaaaaaaaaatgtgtgtgaagAGTGGAATTTGCATACTTTGCACATATTCACTATGAGTCATCCTAAAATATTTCTCTAAATGGGTgcttgaggtaaaaaaaaaacacaaggaatcACAATGAATAGAAATATGCAGTTGAAAAACCAGCACAAAATAAATATCCTATAGACTAGACATGTTATTTCTACATAACTTGATAAAATTGTAAAAGCATACATAAGTATATAAAATGCAAAGATCTGTAGTTACTATTTAAAAGTCTGCCACTACACTGAATCATCCTCAAGTATTAAGAAGACaatataattagagagagagagagagagagagagagagagagagagagagagagagagagagagagagagagagagagagagagagagagagagagagagagagagagagagaatcatgaatatggtaataatgaagaaattttaGATTCAAATCATGGGACAATAAAATCATAAATGTAAACCTATATAATAAATTCCTATTTTGCATAAAACTGACAAAAATATTCATCTAGCACTTAGACCactggttcttaaccttttcactaCCATGAGGCCTCTAgtaatttctccttccctccacacccccTTGCATCTATGAATACAATTCCGTCTCAGATTCAAAGAAAACAGCAatacttttacatttttcataaaCTTCTCATTACTTAACCATGCtctcataagaaaatgagaaaaataattaagagaaatttctccttttatcacaAGGGCTCACACTCCCCCTTAAAAATTACTGGCACCCCCAGGTTAAGAACTCCTAATTTAgacaatatgaaaatgcatctgCTCAACATTAATACTTGAcatggaatgaaagaaatatccaGTTTGTAGTCAATGCAGTAGTTAGTTTGGAGATACATACCTCCGCAATGCAGTTCTATATCATGATCATgatcaatgaaaaaaattggGCTACATACATAACAGCTTCATCTGTAAGCGTGGACTAGGTCATATTTAGGTATCCAAGGTGTTAGCAAAGAGCCTATATAGCACCTAAAAATTAAGAGGATTCAACTTGTACCAAACAAGTTATTACAAGTGCACAATAGATACAGATCCATTTCTTAACTCAAAAAATTGGTAGTTGTTACAATTTTGTGATTTGGGAACCTTAAGCACCCATTTCTTAcagtaaaatataaaagagCTAATTGAACTTGGTTACTTCCACTCCAAGTAAAACACACCCATTTTGAACATTTTAGTGCTGCTAACTGCTAAATGCATGTTGCAGCAACACACAATTCTCTCAAGCTATTGAGACCTGTGTTATGGcatctcaaattttctttcagttGTAGTTTATGAAATCATTGTAGCAACTTTTACTAAATGGTATGTTTTATGTTAATATATTGCTTACACAGAGTTTGATATTGACAAATTGAGCATATGCCAATGAGTCTTACATAGGTACAAGTTGCCACTACTAAAAGTTGGCTAGTCCATCAGAATAAAACATTGTAAGGCTGTACTTCCAAGTGTGCACTGGCTTTATCTTTATCCTTTACTGAATCTTTACATGGACAAAGCTATGCTGCTTTCCTCAGCTCTACTGATTTCTCTTATGAAAGAGACATCTTGACAAAAATTAAAGGGTCCTTTGAAATGTTATTTATAAACTATACAGTATTTGACAGCTTATAAGACATATTGGCTTATAATTATGACATACCTCATTTGGTCAGgcactgaaaaaataaacagaaaaagtacaaatgaatacataaatgagCCAGTTTAAactctgaatatgaagtgaagggtTTTACCTAACACTTAAAGACCTCTCATATGTTTTCAGATGCTTATCAGATCCAAAATATTTTACATTTAAAAACCTTAATATCTGTTGAAACATAACAATACTGCAGGCCAATCCTGCTGCAAGATGTAAACAAATATGAGCTGTACAATGTAGGCAGAGATACTGTCAGAGCTCAAAAGTTTGTACtcatatttctattatcatcattttatatGTAATTCTAGTTGTGATATTTTAGCACATTTTCATAGCTCAAGAATGTATGAAAATAAATTTACTACAAGGGTAAATGATATCATACTATGGAACACGGTGAATCTTGCATCTTGCCAGGTTTGGTGTAAAACTGAACATGACTTTGTTTTGGTACATCCAATGTAAGCATCATCACTTAGATAATTTCTTGTAACTTGTGTTATTTTATGTGCATCATTGGTAAGTATGACCTGTTAAACATTGTtaccttgcaaaaaaaaaaaaaaaaaaaaaaaaaatctttgtggTGTAGAAGTGATCATCATTTTGTTTACATGTGGAAGATATTTGTGGTTTAAGGGCCACTGTTGCCAAAGATTAATTGCCAACCATTGCCTTAAAGCTGAaccttaaggcgggttcacacgtgccaatttgcaaaTGAAACTGCAAGTCAGTAGAGTTTCCAACTGAATATTGGTACCTAGCAATTGGAAAAGCAAgtcacaaaacaagaccaacacgttgctcttgttcagtcgatttccaactttatttacattgtgaCATCACGgggaaaggtttgaaaatgtggtgtcaaaGTAGAGAAGATTTTGAAGTTGGTGAGGTAAAAAGAGCATATCTGGAGACTCTAAAAGTGAATTTTACAGCAACAAAAAGCTTATGCAAATAGGCATTCaatgaaatagctgccactctctgATGAATGCAtgcttccctctatgcagggtggtgttattggaggtgaggattgaagacttgtcaggatttaatttgatcgcaattgtgcatagtcttcttaatgTTAGTGTGtagtagacactcctttctttctttctacttagccagggacataTCCACAGGTattctcttttctgttgactcttccggtaccaaaagaagagcaaccacaacTTTAGCATCGtaactggaggaagacatcttggtgggtagccatttgtttacattcacttcccgccaaggcacTAACTAGTCGATATTTTCCAGTTGTCATGTGACATTTTCCGACTAAAAGGACTAAGCCGATAGTTCTagcaacttgcaatttcagttgtAAATTGGCACATGTGAGCCCACCTTTAGCTTCATAAGAAACAGGATCATTATGTGAGACCttttttttggaaaaaaaaaagcatgtcaTATAAGCTATCAAATATGGTATATAttcttaaaggaaaaaataaataaaatacacctACTACATCCTTTCAAATAAAAGATAGTCTCATATACTTCTATAAACTATAAATGCATTCTCCAGGTGTTAAGATGTGGCTTACCACTCAGCGAGAAAGGTCTGAAGCCTCGCTGCTGGGACTCACACTATCCCGTGACTCAGGATGACGTGGCACACGCTTCTTGAGGAGGTGCTGcccaaactgaagaaaaaaaataataggttaGGGCAAGTACAACTATTTCCTAAATCAATTTATTTGCATATGGCAATGCTTCTTCTCCAGAAATAACTTCAACAGTAAAATCTCAACTTTCTTATCATAACAGTAACACACTAaatccttattctctctcctttcttaattGTACCAATATTTTGTTTCTACATAAGTACTCTATCGCAAAGTCATCTGCTCTAATCTGTATTACTTTTATCCTTTGACTACAATATTCCAGTTTATGTAACTTAATAATTTCAGAAAAATGCATCTGACTATTACCATCCCATAACATATTCTTATATCCCAACTGGATATACATATCACATTTTCTTCTACCACCATGTAAGAGATGACAAATAATACTGATTGATCTGTCAACAGATaaagcagggacgccacagaatgcctgacttctgatctttcaaaaatttttgattggggcagagaaaatctagtagttttcaatgcctcaaaaactcaattccttaaTTTAtcactcgacacaaccttccagacaactatcccctcttcttcaatgatactcaactgtctccctcttccacactaaatatccttagtctgtccttcactcataatctcgactggaaacttcacatctcatctcttgctaaaacatctTCATTCACCTCAgcattctgaggtgtctccgtcagtttttctcgcccctccaactactaactctgtacaaggaccttatctgcccctgtatggagtactctgcatgtttgggggattccactcacacaattttattagaAAGGGTGTAATCAAAAGCTTaacatctcatcaactcccctcctctaactgaatgtcttcagcctctttctcactgccgaaatgttgcatctctttctatcttttattactgttttcatgctaactgttcaactgatcttgctaactgcatgcctcccctcctcctgcagcctcactgcatCCTTATTCTGGCCAActccctaatacaagagttaaccagtactttcaatcattcatacctttctctggtaaactctggaactccctacctgcttctgtatctctaccttcctatgacttgtcttttgtttaagacatttgctccctaattttggctaatgtTTTTCTTCTAGAGAATCAgcacccaagtgggcctttttttttttttttttttttttttttgcccttggctggccttctacaaaaaaaaaaaagtcacaaagaAATATATCATTGCCTTTGGCCTTACAATGGGAGATGcaggtttttcttcctttactggaTCAGGCCTGTTTACTCGAGGGGATTTTTTCAACATCTTCAAGAAATTTTGAGTTGGAACCTCTTTTTCCTGAAGCAGTTTTCGCTTTGGGACATCCACCACCTGCTTCTTTCGACTGGTCTTTGGCGTTGTCTCTGGTGATGAGCTGAACTCATTGTTATCTTCACAGACTTCCTTTTCAGGGGAGTCTTCATGCATCTTGGCAAAGCGTTTCTTTAAGGCTGCAGCAATAATGGCAGCAGTGTCCCCTGGAGTAGGAGACCTAGCCCTTGATCGAATTGGTGTGCCTCCAGGAGATCTGTAAATACAATAAATCAAAATTAGTGGTAAGTATCCTGATAAGTATCCTGATGCATGGCATGAAGCTAGGATATGAAATGATGAAATGGAAGGTAACTACATCCTCAGAGGTCAGCTAGATAATGGCAACAGTGTATGGAGTGGCACCACAAGTACTTACCTTATGGTAACATCCTTGgtaggaaaaaaagcaaagatggCATATTTAATTCAATGAGGCAATAAcatatgtaaacaaaaaaaaaaaaaaaaaaaaacatacacacacacacacatatatcatatatattagCAACTAATGAAAAATGTCTGATGATCATACCTTGACACTTTCTTTAACTTGACTTTATTGAGGCCCTTGAGAACATCAGTCATGGACACTCCCATGGAACCGCTAGTGGTTTTACTAACTGGAACATCCAAGGGTGTAACATGCTTGTTgatatcacctttcttttgaGCAATCAAGTCAGAAAATGAGGATTTCCGGGAGTCTTGACCATTTGACATTGGTAgtacaggtggaggaggtggaggaggtggaggatgaggacaTTTGGagggtggtaggggtggtggaagtggaggtggaggaggaggtgccatGGAAGGGACTGGACTAGGAGGAGGTGTAGCAGGACGGTGTGTTTGATTCATCAAACCTGCAATCTGTTTTCGCAATAGTAGAAGTTCTTCCTCTAAGGCAGATATTTTAGCCATAGCTGAAGGGTCAGTGAAGGGGGAGGCAGCATGGATAGCAGAGTGTTGCAGTCCAGTCTGATAGAAGCTGTTACCCAGAGTACCGGGCTCTTTAGGATGCTGGTGAGGGCCAATATCTGAGGTAACGCTGAACGGTGTGGAGGATCGTGGAGTTTCTTCACCATTAGGAAGTGTGAATAAATCAGGAACTGTTTCACATCTTGATAAAATAGGCCTgtcaataaaaagtaaatatcaATTACGAAACATACCCATTTACTTTCCTTCAAACAAAGTTAGCATTTATAAGGTAAATAGTAACTGCTAAATATACCTGTTTAGTTTCCTAAAAACAAATGCAAGAATTGGCAAATAACATTTAAGGCATTTTCAGTAGTGGCACAGCTGGGGGCAAACGGAGTCAAACGGAGGCAAGTTTTCGTAAACGTGAGCAAACACCTTTCCAAATTATTTGCTCGCATTTGGCAAATGCTTTTCAGCCACTCAGCTTGGAGCAACCCCATCAACCTCAGGGAATGAGATCAAGGAGTTATATTTTTAATAAAACTGAATAATAAGACGCGTTTTAGGCCATGGAAGTGATATAGATGAAGATTTAAGTTTGGAGAGAACTGGAATCAAACATATGgtgtgaaataaattaatgagcTTGTGGTAACTAGTGATATGTTGCATCCATCCGTCCTTGTTGTGGGGTGTTGTCTGATTCCATGCTTCTAGTCGTGACTTCGATACAATGGtggagttacttttctattattaggtgaatacaataataataataatattgctgaaaatccttatatcataaagtaatgaTTGATGGTAAAATACATTATATGCTAGGTATTGACATAATTCAATTATACAGGCGTCAGAAAACCGC
The window above is part of the Portunus trituberculatus isolate SZX2019 chromosome 38, ASM1759143v1, whole genome shotgun sequence genome. Proteins encoded here:
- the LOC123514974 gene encoding mitochondrial fission regulator 2-like gives rise to the protein MSGLRAVLAGVWEELWVDIGDGVWLLLNTLGLGHLVLHLQQELASTSPHRRKSIVRVVGSVLPLRPVQRPYLRYVALRSLSTSCDSLCSAQMQDPINPKWLADTERVSRFKPILSRCETVPDLFTLPNGEETPRSSTPFSVTSDIGPHQHPKEPGTLGNSFYQTGLQHSAIHAASPFTDPSAMAKISALEEELLLLRKQIAGLMNQTHRPATPPPSPVPSMAPPPPPPLPPPLPPSKCPHPPPPPPPPPVLPMSNGQDSRKSSFSDLIAQKKGDINKHVTPLDVPVSKTTSGSMGVSMTDVLKGLNKVKLKKVSRSPGGTPIRSRARSPTPGDTAAIIAAALKKRFAKMHEDSPEKEVCEDNNEFSSSPETTPKTSRKKQVVDVPKRKLLQEKEVPTQNFLKMLKKSPRVNRPDPVKEEKPASPIFGQHLLKKRVPRHPESRDSVSPSSEASDLSR